The genome window TTGTGGGGCGCAGCATATCGATACGGGCTGTTGATGAGGCTGTTGCAAAAGACGGTTTTATCCTTCTTGTAACACAAAAAAAACAACACCTGAAAGAAGGCCCACAGCCGGATGACCTGTACACTATAGGCACTATTGCCAGAATTCTGCGTATCCTTAAGCTTCCTGACGGCAGGATTAAAGCTCTGATCCAGGGAATCGCCAAAGCAAAAATAATCAAATATGTACGGAAAAGATCTTTTTATCGTGTTAAATCGGAAGTAATTTTTGAAAAGCCTGTCAAGAACATCACTATCCCTATAGAAGCGCTAATGCGTAGTGTGCGAAAGCATTCCGAAAAGATAATAGAATTAAAGGATGAATTCTCAGGCGATATCAGTTCTATCCTGGAGAGTATTGAATCTCCAGGCAAACTGGCCGATCTTGTTGCATCCAATTTAAAATTGAAAATTGAAGAATCTCAAAGTCTGCTTGAACTTGTCGATCCTGTTAAACGTCTTAAAAAAATCAACAAATTCCTTTCAAGAGAACTTGAACTCTCTTCCATGCAGGCTAAAATACAGTCTGATGTCAGAGTTGAGATATCCAAGAATCAGCGTGACTATTTTTTAAGAGAACAGGTTAGAGCAATCAACAAGGAGCTTGGTGATAGCGATGACAAATCAAAGGAAATAACCGAATATAAAACTAAAATCAAAAAGGCTAAAATGCCTTCCGAAGCCGGCAAGGCGGCTAAGAAAGAGTTAAAGCGTCTTTCTTTGATGCATCCTGATTCCGCAGAATCATCTGTTATTCGGACATATCTGGACTGGCTGGTCGAACTGCCCTGGAGCAAATCGACTAAAGACAATCTTGACATAAAAAAAGCTAAAGAAGAACTAAACGCAGCACATCATGGTCTGAAAAAAATCAAGAACCGTATTCTGGAAAATATTAGTGTCAAAAAACTTAACCCCCAGTCCAAAGGGCAGATTCTCTGTTTTGCCGGGCCTCCAGGTGTCGGCAAAACTTCTCTGGGTCAGGCTATTTCCAAGGCAATGGGACGCAAGTTCATAAGAATATCTCTTGGCGGTATACGGGATGAAGCGGAAATCAGAGGTCATAGACGCACATATATTGGGGCGCTGCCAGGCCGTATTTTACAAGGCTTAAAGCAGTGCAACACCAATAATCCTGTTTTCATGCTGGATGAAATCGACAAAATAGGGGCGGATTTTCGTGGTGATCCTTCCTCCGCATTGCTGGAAGCTCTCGATCCTGAACAGAATTCGGAATTTAGCGATCACTATCTGAACATTACCTTCGATCTTTCAAAAGTAATGTTTATCCTCACTGCAAATATAACCGATACAATCCCCTCAGCCCTTTTTGACAGGATGGAAGTAATTAATCTTACAGGATATACTGAAGAAGAAAAACAAATTATAGCAGAAAAGTTTTTAATCCCCCGTCAAATCACCGAGAACGGCCTTACACCGAAAACCCTCTCCATAAGCAACGGTGCTCTGCTCAAAATAATACAGGAATACACCATGGAGGCGGGCTTGAGAAACCTGGAACGTGAAATTAAAAAAATATGCCGCAAAATAGCGCGTAAAATAGCAGAGGGAGAAAAAAAACTTTTTCAGATTACACAGAACAACCTGCATCAGTATCTTGGATTGCATAAATATTATCCTGAAATGGACAAAGAAGAGAGCCAGGTAGGTCTGGCCACAGGGCTTGCCTGGACCCAGGTAGGCGGAGAGGTACTATATGTTGAATCCTCCCTGATATCAGGCAAGGGTGACCTGATAATAACCGGACAGCTTGGGGATGTTATGCAGGAATCCGCACGAGCCGCCGTTAGTTATACCAAGGCAAATCTGCAATCTTTGGACATTGAAAAAGATTTCTTCGAAAATCTTGATATACATATACATGTTCCAGCCGGCGCCATACCAAAAGACGGGCCTTCAGCAGGAATTGTTATGGCCGCTTCCCTGATTTCATCCGCAACCGGCAAACCTTTAAATAAAGATATAGCCATGACAGGGGAAATCACCTTAAGAGGCCGGGTTCTCCCGATAGGGGGTCTAAAGGAGAAGGCGCTGGGCGCTTTGAGGGCCGGAATCAATACCATTATAATTCCGGAAAAAAACAAAAAGGATATCGCAGAATTACCAGCAAATGTTAAACGAAAAATAAAATTCATTTCCGTAAAAAACATGGATGAGGCTCTCTCGATTGTTTTAGAGAAAGAAAAAAACGAAACAAAAAAAACAAGCAATAACAAATAATAGATGAAGATACTTGCAGCAGATACTGCGACAATGAGTTGCAGCGTTGCCTTAATAGATAACGGGAATCTTCTATGTGAGCAAACCCTTATCAGCGGCCAGACCCACTCCAGGCATTTGATGGAGATGATTAAAAAGGGGCTTGACCTGGCCGGCCTCAAAATGAACGATATAGACGGATTCGCAGTTACCAAAGGCCCGGGAACATTTACCGGACTCCGCATAGGCATAAGTTCAATCAAAGGGCTTGCGGCAGCGTCAGGCAAACCGGTTGCCGGTATATCAAGCCTGGCTGCCTTAGCTGCGCAATCCTCTTTTTCAGGGCATGTCTGCACCATGATTGATGCACGCAGAGGTGAGGTCTACAGCGCACGTTACTCTGTATCCGCATCAGGATTTAACTGTAGCATTGTAAAACAAGAGTCTGCTGAAACGGTTATGACTCCTGAACAAACAGTTTCCGATATAGATGGGCATGCTCTTTTTATCGGAAACGGAGCCTTCCTGTATCAACAAAAAATAAAAGGGATACTTGGGCACCTGGCAATTTTTCCCTCTTTCTTGCAAAATACCATTCAAGCATCGACGATTGCACGGCTCGGAATGGAGCAACTGCAAAAAAAATACTCTACAGAACCACACCCGCTGGTGCCAAGCTATATAAGAGCATCCGATGCGGAAAAAATGAGATCCAACCGGTAGCTTGCTGGTAGTGCGTCGACCGAAGGTTTTGACAGAAATTATTGACAACCATCGAATCCTTCATTATTTTATAACATCAGACCTCGGAAAAAAAATAGCATTTTAAGCATAATTTTTTGGACACTTTCCTTTTAAATAGGTGACGAACCAACTTCAATCTGTAATATTTTTCCAATCGGAATATAGGCGCTTAATGCATTCAATCTTTTACAAAATTGTTCCTGCGCTTTTCGGCGGCTTGGTTGTTGAAAAGGCTCCAATCGGACAACCACTCTGTCTGCTTCAGATTTGATCCATCCATGAGACTGAGTGATGGCATAAAACAAGTCCACATATTCATTTTCATTCGGGTAATGACACAATAACCAGTCAGTCATATCCTTACGCGCATTCCATAATGAAGCTGTAACAAAATCAAAAAGATTTTTTCCTTCATTATCAATCTTCTTAAAGGAATTATAATCCTCAAGAGTAGAAACATCCACCTTTTCAGGCAGTTGTTTTTTCTCATTGAGGAGCTTTGTGAGCTCTGCCTCTAACTGGCTTATTCCTGATTCTAAACAGGCTTTCAAGCTGTTTTCGCGCCTTGAGCCATCTTTGTTTAAAACTTCCTTAGTCCTTGAATTTTTTTTATGCTTTTTATCAAGCTTTTTACGTACGGTCTTAATTTCTTTCTCAATGGATTTGATAGCAGGATTTGCTATAAGCTGTTTATCGCTATCTAATGTTTTAAAGCCGGGGTGATAATGAAAAGGATGCCTGTCATGGAGGTGTTTAAATGTATTTTCAGAGGCACCCCAGCGGTTCAATATAGCTTGTGCGCATTGAAGAGTAGTTATAGGTCTGCCGTCATCCCATGCAAGACAGCATGTCCGACGGTTGCTGGTCTGATTCCAAAGATAAATTTTCCTGAGTTCAAAGGTTTTAGTTTTACCATTTTCCTCCAGGGTGAAGGTCTTTTCACCCTCGAAAATGCGGTATTTTTTGTTGTTCATCTCAAAGGATTCGTTAAAACAATCATCATCTAACTCCTTGAGTTTTTTTGAATCAACGTGTTTTTCCCAAGTAACAAAGGGAATTTTATCTTCAATAAGTAAGGTACTCCCCATTGTCAAGACAAAAAACAAGGTTTTTTAAGGTGCGCTTTTGAGCTATAAATAATCCTGAAAATTAAAAAAATAATAGTAAATAAAAAAAATATGTTTCTGTTTATCATAAAAATGTTCATAAACAACTTAACTAATTGATTTAATAAATAATAATACCATTCTAAAATGTTCATAACTTATTGATAAAATGTTTATAACTTTTTTGTATCTCATTAACATACTGTTAAAATTCAATATTAATATGTTTATAACTTATGCCGCACGTTGAATAGGGCATTCACCAAAATATATTATTTTTACAACCTCACATTGATCACCATTGCTGATAAATCTTGCCTGTTACTTCCTTTAATTTGTCCGATCTTAACTATCAATTTCGTAATCATCCGGCAAATTCAAAAAATCTTTTTTCGCCAATTGACTCTCAATTAAATAACCAATTTGACCATTCCTCTTGAGCTGTGAAATCATCCACTGTGGTAATCTAATTGTCACAAGCTCTCGTTTCAAATGGTCTGGTTTCTTTTTTCGACCAGCCCCTGCACGTTTTCCTCCTCTCATTTTTTTACCTCCAAAACATATAGTATGTTGAATTAAGTGCAACGCTATTCAAAAAATCATCCTAAAAATACGCTATATATTTGATTAGCGTTATGCAATATTCAAATAAACTCTACTACCAACTGATTATGTGTTGGATAGTACGCTTTTATCTTGTTTGCAGCAGGAAACATTTTTTATAATATCAATACGACTTAATGGTATTCTAATTAATTATACAAAGTGGTTCTGAAATTACCCTGGAAAAGTTTTAAAATATATCTCTGCCGGGGTCTGGTAATCCAAAGATTGATGGAGTCGTTCATTATTGTAAAAGCCAAAATATTCTCCAATGTTTTGAATAGCCTCCCTGACGGTCTCATAATTGTGAAGATAAACACGTTCATATTTCACGGTACGCCAAAGGCGCTCTACGAAAATGTTATCCAGAGCACGGCCCCGGCCGTCCATGCTGATCTTCACATCGGCTTTTTTTAAAACGCCGGTAAAGGCATCACTGGTAAACTGACTGCCTTGATCCGTGTTAAAAATCTTAGGTTTTGCAATTTTTAAGGCACCCTGTAAGGCTTTTATACAAAAATCCTTATCCAATGTGGTTGAAAATTCGTAGCTCAGGACATACCGACTAAACCAGTCTATCACTGCTACAAGATAGATAAAACCTGAATTCAAACGGATATAGGTAATATCCGTTGACCACACCTGGTCAACTTGCTCAATGGAAACGCCTCGCAGCAAGTATGGATAAATTTTATGCTCTTTTGATGCTTTGCTCAAATTTGGTTTTGGATATATAGCTTCAAGTCCCATAAGCCGCATCAAACGTCTTATTCGTTTAGGATTAACAGTGTGCCCTTGTCGCTTTAATACGGCCGTCATTTTTTCAACACCGTAGAACGGATATCGGGTATATTCTTCGTCTATCAATCGCATGAGAGCCAGGTTATAGCTCTCATCTTTGCAGGATTGATAGTAATAGGTTGATCTGTTTATTCCCAAAAGATCACACTGGCGCATTACCGGTATCAAAGAATGATTCGGCTCAATGTATTGACGCTTTATATCAATTGAGAAGGTTAGATTTTTTTTTTAGCCAGTCCAATTCGACCTTTAATTGGCCGATTTGCTGGTAAAGCTCCGCCTGGAATTCTTCAGCGTCTTTTTCTTTTTTTTGACGCTTTTTTGAAAATATATCGGGCAATTCTTCTAATAGACGCTTTCGCCATTGATTTATTTGATTTGAATGAACTCCATATTCACTAGATAG of Desulfosarcina sp. BuS5 contains these proteins:
- the tsaB gene encoding tRNA (adenosine(37)-N6)-threonylcarbamoyltransferase complex dimerization subunit type 1 TsaB, whose protein sequence is MKILAADTATMSCSVALIDNGNLLCEQTLISGQTHSRHLMEMIKKGLDLAGLKMNDIDGFAVTKGPGTFTGLRIGISSIKGLAAASGKPVAGISSLAALAAQSSFSGHVCTMIDARRGEVYSARYSVSASGFNCSIVKQESAETVMTPEQTVSDIDGHALFIGNGAFLYQQKIKGILGHLAIFPSFLQNTIQASTIARLGMEQLQKKYSTEPHPLVPSYIRASDAEKMRSNR
- a CDS encoding putative transposase, with the translated sequence MGSTLLIEDKIPFVTWEKHVDSKKLKELDDDCFNESFEMNNKKYRIFEGEKTFTLEENGKTKTFELRKIYLWNQTSNRRTCCLAWDDGRPITTLQCAQAILNRWGASENTFKHLHDRHPFHYHPGFKTLDSDKQLIANPAIKSIEKEIKTVRKKLDKKHKKNSRTKEVLNKDGSRRENSLKACLESGISQLEAELTKLLNEKKQLPEKVDVSTLEDYNSFKKIDNEGKNLFDFVTASLWNARKDMTDWLLCHYPNENEYVDLFYAITQSHGWIKSEADRVVVRLEPFQQPSRRKAQEQFCKRLNALSAYIPIGKILQIEVGSSPI
- the lon gene encoding endopeptidase La; this encodes MAEADNDDLISLLEEEEKDIDLPNLLPLLAVRDVVVFPDMLLPLFVGRSISIRAVDEAVAKDGFILLVTQKKQHLKEGPQPDDLYTIGTIARILRILKLPDGRIKALIQGIAKAKIIKYVRKRSFYRVKSEVIFEKPVKNITIPIEALMRSVRKHSEKIIELKDEFSGDISSILESIESPGKLADLVASNLKLKIEESQSLLELVDPVKRLKKINKFLSRELELSSMQAKIQSDVRVEISKNQRDYFLREQVRAINKELGDSDDKSKEITEYKTKIKKAKMPSEAGKAAKKELKRLSLMHPDSAESSVIRTYLDWLVELPWSKSTKDNLDIKKAKEELNAAHHGLKKIKNRILENISVKKLNPQSKGQILCFAGPPGVGKTSLGQAISKAMGRKFIRISLGGIRDEAEIRGHRRTYIGALPGRILQGLKQCNTNNPVFMLDEIDKIGADFRGDPSSALLEALDPEQNSEFSDHYLNITFDLSKVMFILTANITDTIPSALFDRMEVINLTGYTEEEKQIIAEKFLIPRQITENGLTPKTLSISNGALLKIIQEYTMEAGLRNLEREIKKICRKIARKIAEGEKKLFQITQNNLHQYLGLHKYYPEMDKEESQVGLATGLAWTQVGGEVLYVESSLISGKGDLIITGQLGDVMQESARAAVSYTKANLQSLDIEKDFFENLDIHIHVPAGAIPKDGPSAGIVMAASLISSATGKPLNKDIAMTGEITLRGRVLPIGGLKEKALGALRAGINTIIIPEKNKKDIAELPANVKRKIKFISVKNMDEALSIVLEKEKNETKKTSNNK
- a CDS encoding IS3 family transposase (programmed frameshift), with the protein product MGKIRKNYSASFKAKVALETVKKEKTISQLSSEYGVHSNQINQWRKRLLEELPDIFSKKRQKKEKDAEEFQAELYQQIGQLKVELDWLKKKLTFSIDIKRQYIEPNHSLIPVMRQCDLLGINRSTYYYQSCKDESYNLALMRLIDEEYTRYPFYGVEKMTAVLKRQGHTVNPKRIRRLMRLMGLEAIYPKPNLSKASKEHKIYPYLLRGVSIEQVDQVWSTDITYIRLNSGFIYLVAVIDWFSRYVLSYEFSTTLDKDFCIKALQGALKIAKPKIFNTDQGSQFTSDAFTGVLKKADVKISMDGRGRALDNIFVERLWRTVKYERVYLHNYETVREAIQNIGEYFGFYNNERLHQSLDYQTPAEIYFKTFPG